One part of the Salinimonas iocasae genome encodes these proteins:
- a CDS encoding TonB-dependent siderophore receptor encodes MDKPTLLALAICGALQSFSSFAQQTDTATSDIEKIEVTGTRSAFGATKSAVPIVELARSVSIETAADLEDKGAFNLSQTVTYMAGVTGETYGYATRGDSISSRGLAIPRYRDSIQELFGSYNSTRAEVYTLEQVELLKGPASVLYGQGSPGGLVNYVSKTPNMRTGSEIMLEYGSFDKKQVNVDLNGALTDDEIWQGRVVGIYRDADTQVDYVNDDTKVLMPSVSFAPTAATKITLIGLYQNTDSDTAAQFIPIEGTLEALPDGSYLPDQNVYAGEPGFNRYDTESKQVTLLGEHAFDDATSLTFTALWRDGEADYHQAWPVFTGAGVSRYLNDFIGDQVVPSDTTAARTFYQADNTFEQKAIDVRLAKEVQTGPLTHNILGGIQYQHVTTDTNSAYYSGGGAFNGNFSFALDLANPQYTGAPDQSVFDAIYNDQPEQTVRDLGLYLSDQISLDQWRFTLGARHDRVDNDNGVGTQEDSQTSYSAGVLYRLDNGLSPYVSYAESFETVVGLDINGNQLQPEEGRQYEAGLKYALSAVPGFVTLAWYDIEISNLPNPNSLPVEAAQQQGKSTITGLELESRVVLNNVTVELNASVMDAEDPNGFELAGQPDSNGSLWVTWQPEMLEDWRMGAGVRYVGQSVSENAALRYETPDYTLADLMVETIISDRLTARLNVRNLTDKTYVTSCLTRGDCFPGLERNINASLTYQF; translated from the coding sequence ATGGACAAACCTACTCTTCTTGCCTTAGCAATCTGTGGCGCATTGCAGTCATTCTCTTCTTTCGCTCAGCAAACTGATACCGCAACCAGCGATATTGAAAAAATCGAGGTAACCGGTACGCGAAGTGCGTTTGGTGCAACTAAATCTGCCGTTCCTATTGTTGAACTTGCGCGTTCAGTATCGATTGAAACCGCCGCAGATCTGGAAGACAAAGGGGCGTTCAATCTTTCTCAGACAGTGACATACATGGCGGGGGTGACCGGGGAAACCTATGGTTATGCTACCCGTGGCGATTCAATAAGCAGCAGAGGACTGGCGATTCCCCGCTATCGCGATTCTATTCAGGAGCTTTTCGGAAGCTACAATTCTACCCGCGCTGAAGTCTATACTCTGGAGCAGGTCGAGTTACTAAAAGGCCCTGCATCCGTGTTGTATGGTCAGGGCTCCCCCGGTGGTTTGGTGAATTATGTATCTAAAACACCGAACATGCGTACCGGCAGTGAAATTATGCTTGAGTACGGCAGTTTCGACAAAAAGCAGGTAAATGTAGATTTAAATGGCGCGCTGACTGACGATGAAATCTGGCAGGGGCGGGTAGTAGGTATTTATCGCGATGCAGACACCCAGGTTGATTATGTCAACGATGATACGAAAGTCCTCATGCCATCAGTCAGCTTTGCGCCCACTGCAGCAACCAAAATCACGCTGATTGGACTGTACCAGAATACCGATAGTGACACTGCCGCGCAGTTTATTCCTATTGAAGGTACGCTTGAGGCTTTACCCGATGGCAGTTACCTGCCCGACCAGAACGTATATGCCGGAGAGCCCGGATTCAATCGCTACGACACCGAATCAAAACAGGTAACCCTGTTAGGTGAGCATGCGTTTGACGATGCCACATCGCTTACATTTACGGCGCTGTGGCGAGATGGCGAAGCAGACTACCATCAGGCGTGGCCGGTATTTACAGGCGCTGGAGTGAGCCGTTATCTGAATGACTTTATTGGCGATCAGGTGGTGCCATCAGATACTACCGCGGCACGCACGTTTTATCAGGCCGATAACACCTTTGAACAAAAGGCGATTGATGTGCGGTTAGCCAAAGAGGTTCAGACCGGCCCCCTGACCCATAATATCCTGGGAGGCATCCAGTATCAGCATGTCACAACAGACACCAATTCTGCATATTATTCGGGTGGTGGCGCATTTAACGGCAACTTCAGTTTTGCGTTAGATCTGGCAAACCCGCAGTATACCGGCGCGCCTGATCAAAGTGTTTTCGATGCTATATACAATGACCAGCCCGAACAAACCGTTCGGGATCTTGGCCTGTATCTGTCTGACCAAATCTCATTGGATCAGTGGCGGTTTACGCTGGGTGCGCGCCATGATCGCGTCGATAACGACAATGGGGTGGGCACGCAGGAAGATTCGCAGACCTCCTATTCAGCCGGGGTGCTGTATCGGTTGGATAATGGGTTGTCACCGTATGTCAGCTATGCTGAATCATTTGAAACGGTGGTTGGGCTGGATATTAACGGCAATCAGCTTCAGCCTGAAGAGGGAAGGCAATATGAGGCGGGGCTGAAGTATGCACTTAGCGCTGTGCCCGGCTTTGTTACTCTGGCGTGGTATGACATTGAGATTTCCAACCTGCCTAATCCTAATTCGCTACCTGTAGAGGCGGCTCAGCAGCAGGGCAAGTCTACGATTACAGGGCTTGAGCTGGAAAGTCGTGTGGTGCTGAATAACGTTACGGTAGAGCTAAATGCATCCGTTATGGATGCTGAAGATCCTAATGGTTTCGAACTGGCCGGCCAGCCTGACAGCAACGGGTCATTGTGGGTTACCTGGCAGCCCGAGATGCTGGAGGACTGGCGCATGGGCGCTGGTGTACGTTACGTCGGTCAGAGTGTGTCAGAGAATGCTGCACTTCGTTATGAAACACCAGACTATACGCTGGCTGACCTGATGGTGGAAACCATCATCAGTGACCGGTTAACTGCCCGGCTTAACGTGCGTAATCTGACCGATAAAACTTATGTTACCTCCTGCCTGACTCGCGGTGATTGCTTTCCGGGGCTGGAGCGCAATATCAATGCATCGCTGACCTATCAATTCTGA
- the trmL gene encoding tRNA (uridine(34)/cytosine(34)/5-carboxymethylaminomethyluridine(34)-2'-O)-methyltransferase TrmL, whose product MIDIVLYQPEIPPNTGNIIRLCANSGFALHLIEPLGFDWDDKRVRRAGLDYHEFANVERHGDLETYLRAREPKRVLACTTKGRAFHSDIEYKQGDALIFGPETRGLPDDFIQSLPPEQRVRIPMLPDSRSMNLSNAVSVFVYESWRQFGYPGAR is encoded by the coding sequence ATGATTGACATCGTTCTGTATCAGCCTGAAATTCCTCCAAATACCGGTAACATTATTCGCCTGTGTGCAAACAGTGGATTTGCATTGCATCTTATTGAGCCGCTGGGCTTTGACTGGGATGACAAGCGTGTCCGCCGGGCCGGTCTGGACTATCATGAGTTTGCAAATGTGGAGCGCCACGGCGATCTTGAAACCTATCTTCGCGCTCGCGAACCAAAGCGCGTACTGGCCTGCACAACCAAGGGACGGGCTTTTCATTCTGATATTGAATACAAGCAGGGTGATGCACTTATTTTTGGGCCTGAAACCCGCGGTCTGCCGGACGATTTTATTCAATCGTTACCTCCCGAACAACGTGTTCGTATTCCTATGCTGCCTGATAGCCGAAGCATGAATTTATCCAATGCGGTTTCCGTTTTTGTGTATGAAAGCTGGCGACAGTTTGGCTATCCCGGAGCAAGATAA
- a CDS encoding alpha/beta fold hydrolase yields the protein MKQIKLIAETELTDCIEQCILPFWKNHVRQGAFSGQHGVRVSYAWAIPDDCQGTVVISSGRIESLLKYKEVMYDLYQHGLAVFILDHRGQGLSGRMTDNPHHGYVSSFDDYVDDLVYFYEHIVQPNKQGQAALLCHSMGSAIGALTILRHPAMFSCVAFCSPMFGIRPALPDSVASILLWMSDKRAVRRGQKNDFFFGQRDYKPVPFALNKLTHSRIRYDWFRKLYNESPEIQLGGVTGQWLAAAREAMKTIRQRANELKLPVLLLSAGADKVVDNAIQEEVAAKMPHCAFTQIPGAEHELFIESDAYRQPAMESVLRFFFAQL from the coding sequence ATGAAACAGATAAAACTAATCGCTGAGACTGAGCTTACCGATTGTATAGAACAATGTATTTTACCATTTTGGAAAAATCACGTCAGGCAGGGCGCTTTTTCAGGTCAGCACGGCGTACGTGTCAGTTATGCCTGGGCAATACCTGATGACTGTCAGGGCACGGTGGTCATCAGCTCAGGACGTATTGAGTCGCTATTAAAATATAAAGAAGTGATGTATGACCTGTATCAGCACGGACTGGCTGTGTTCATCCTTGATCACCGGGGGCAGGGGTTGTCAGGGCGCATGACAGATAACCCCCATCATGGCTATGTCAGCTCATTTGATGATTACGTCGATGATTTGGTTTACTTTTATGAGCATATTGTACAGCCCAATAAACAGGGGCAGGCAGCCTTACTCTGTCACTCAATGGGCAGTGCTATTGGCGCGCTGACTATACTTCGGCACCCGGCGATGTTTAGCTGTGTGGCGTTTTGCTCCCCCATGTTTGGTATTCGGCCTGCCTTGCCAGACAGCGTGGCCAGTATTCTTCTATGGATGAGTGATAAGCGCGCCGTCAGACGTGGTCAGAAAAATGATTTTTTCTTCGGTCAGCGAGACTACAAGCCGGTACCGTTTGCCCTTAACAAACTCACCCATAGCCGTATTCGCTACGACTGGTTCAGAAAACTCTATAACGAAAGCCCTGAAATTCAGCTTGGTGGCGTGACCGGCCAGTGGCTTGCTGCTGCCCGAGAGGCGATGAAAACCATCCGTCAGCGTGCCAATGAGCTGAAGTTACCCGTATTACTGCTTAGTGCCGGGGCTGACAAGGTGGTGGATAATGCTATTCAGGAAGAGGTAGCAGCAAAGATGCCGCACTGTGCATTTACGCAAATACCGGGTGCTGAGCATGAGCTTTTTATAGAATCCGACGCGTACCGACAACCCGCCATGGAGTCTGTATTGCGCTTTTTCTTTGCCCAGCTGTGA
- a CDS encoding ATP-binding protein, whose translation MNPVKRLVGRLFLWFWLTTLITAASAFWLSRVWNDSVEVSTPSQKQADALLSVTQALASAEAQSTSLKKALMRVERRIPFQVIAVDSSGELVLKHSRRTMRPAFLHRLLNVQSQSSPIVLRQRGRMFLGPVTVTYENNQYALFLTDREPPPAPFEVLGWLIGTGIIMSMLLSYWFARSLVKPIQHIQQASQKLAAGDWEARTDEKMHRQDELGDLARNFNKMADQLQTMWQSQERLLADISHELRSPLTRLQMAVGLAVQKLGQQAHLQRIEKEAEQMETLIGHLLTINRATFTTEAFAHYRLCDLIFPITEDGEFEARQLEKVLTVEAIPDKTVWVNKPLFTAALENVLRNAIRYANAQIKVSVLSDATAYSIEVDDDGPGLDDSDLEEIFKPFYRAESARDRASGGVGLGLAIAKAAMSTHHGQIYAKPSDLGGLQITLNFSAKPKNETDKTNR comes from the coding sequence ATGAATCCTGTAAAGCGGCTGGTGGGGCGCTTGTTTCTCTGGTTTTGGTTAACCACGTTGATTACCGCCGCCAGCGCCTTCTGGCTTAGCCGGGTCTGGAACGACAGCGTAGAAGTATCCACACCATCCCAGAAGCAAGCTGACGCACTGTTGTCTGTAACACAGGCTCTTGCCAGTGCAGAGGCCCAATCAACGTCTCTGAAAAAAGCGTTAATGCGGGTAGAGCGACGCATTCCTTTCCAGGTAATCGCGGTAGACTCCTCCGGAGAGCTGGTTTTGAAGCACTCAAGAAGAACGATGCGGCCGGCATTTTTACACAGACTACTCAATGTGCAATCGCAGTCATCGCCCATCGTTTTGCGTCAGCGTGGACGCATGTTCCTTGGCCCGGTAACTGTCACGTATGAAAATAACCAATATGCCCTGTTTCTGACCGATCGCGAGCCGCCGCCCGCGCCCTTCGAAGTGCTTGGTTGGTTAATCGGAACTGGCATTATTATGAGTATGCTATTGTCATATTGGTTTGCCCGGTCTCTGGTCAAACCGATTCAGCATATCCAGCAGGCTAGTCAAAAACTTGCAGCGGGAGACTGGGAGGCAAGAACTGATGAGAAAATGCATCGGCAGGATGAGTTGGGCGACTTAGCGCGTAATTTCAATAAAATGGCCGATCAGCTGCAGACAATGTGGCAGTCGCAGGAAAGACTGCTGGCTGATATCTCTCATGAATTGAGATCGCCACTGACGCGCCTGCAAATGGCTGTAGGGCTGGCGGTACAAAAGCTGGGGCAGCAGGCGCATTTGCAACGCATTGAAAAAGAAGCTGAGCAGATGGAAACACTTATCGGGCATCTGTTAACCATTAACCGCGCTACATTTACCACAGAAGCGTTTGCGCATTATCGCTTATGTGATTTGATATTCCCGATAACAGAAGACGGTGAGTTCGAAGCCAGGCAGCTGGAAAAGGTGCTCACTGTTGAAGCAATACCGGACAAAACCGTATGGGTGAATAAACCACTGTTTACGGCAGCACTGGAGAACGTGCTTCGCAATGCTATTCGATACGCAAATGCTCAGATAAAAGTCTCTGTTTTGTCAGATGCGACCGCATACTCTATAGAGGTGGACGATGATGGGCCGGGGCTGGATGACAGCGATTTGGAAGAGATATTCAAGCCGTTTTATCGCGCTGAATCGGCACGGGACAGAGCGTCAGGGGGAGTAGGACTGGGTCTGGCGATTGCAAAAGCGGCGATGAGCACGCATCATGGACAAATATATGCCAAACCATCCGATTTGGGCGGCTTGCAGATTACTCTCAACTTTTCAGCAAAACCAAAAAATGAAACAGATAAAACTAATCGCTGA
- a CDS encoding response regulator transcription factor gives MYTADTHVRILIIDDDTELTSMLRDYLQHEGFAVNIANDPREGLRLAKTNQPPSLILLDVMMPHLNGFEVLRQLRQTHLIPVLMLTAKGDDYDKILGLELGADDYLAKPFNHRELLARISAILRRLALGSRMNSQQDLLVNGISLSVSRQQAACDAQPLSLTSTEFSILHLLMTHAGERVSKIQISEQILEKKLSPYDRSIDMHVSNLRKKLAAVSRDEKIKTVRGAGYLMVTGG, from the coding sequence ATGTACACCGCTGACACACATGTAAGAATTTTGATTATTGATGATGACACTGAGCTGACGTCCATGCTGCGTGACTACCTGCAACATGAAGGTTTTGCAGTGAACATTGCCAATGATCCCCGTGAAGGACTGCGCCTGGCCAAAACGAATCAACCCCCATCACTGATATTACTGGATGTCATGATGCCTCACCTTAATGGTTTTGAGGTGCTCAGGCAGTTAAGACAGACACACCTTATCCCCGTTTTAATGTTAACTGCCAAGGGAGACGACTATGATAAAATTCTGGGGCTTGAGCTTGGTGCTGATGACTATCTGGCAAAACCGTTTAATCACCGTGAGTTACTGGCAAGAATAAGTGCGATTCTGCGACGGTTGGCACTGGGTAGCCGAATGAACAGCCAGCAGGATTTGTTGGTGAATGGTATCAGCCTTAGTGTATCCCGGCAGCAGGCTGCCTGCGATGCACAGCCGCTGTCACTAACCAGTACAGAATTTTCTATTCTGCACCTTCTGATGACACATGCCGGAGAACGTGTCAGTAAAATTCAAATTTCTGAACAAATTCTTGAAAAGAAGCTCAGCCCTTACGACCGTAGTATTGATATGCATGTAAGCAATCTTCGAAAAAAGCTCGCAGCAGTCAGTCGTGACGAAAAAATAAAAACCGTTCGCGGGGCTGGTTACCTTATGGTGACCGGCGGATGA
- a CDS encoding Spy/CpxP family protein refolding chaperone, translating into MKTVCLIAAVSGILISSGVAAKHKSPSSPYHMMVSELRHLPDITDAQRDEIKQVLQDARERHSGQRPSDGQRPQFANENTFLADYDSQAEQRRARALQKARTRHDIYRVLNETQRQWLADGEERKRDRHQRGARRTDKPHSFRELDLSDAQRIAIKAIMKQAKTSGKTIHKTLASLRAEESGLIHTAEFDEAAWNSWFDGYAEQKRQAALLRYQTRSAIHAQLSDEQREKLAKQHRGPHSH; encoded by the coding sequence ATGAAAACAGTATGTCTTATTGCCGCTGTCAGTGGCATTTTAATCAGCAGCGGGGTGGCCGCAAAACATAAATCTCCCTCAAGCCCATACCACATGATGGTCAGCGAACTACGGCATTTACCGGATATCACCGACGCACAGAGAGATGAAATAAAGCAGGTATTGCAGGATGCCCGCGAGCGACATTCTGGCCAAAGACCTTCTGACGGCCAGCGGCCGCAGTTTGCTAACGAAAATACGTTTCTTGCTGATTACGACAGCCAGGCTGAACAGCGACGGGCACGGGCTTTGCAAAAGGCGCGCACGCGCCATGATATTTATCGGGTGCTTAATGAGACGCAGCGCCAGTGGCTAGCTGATGGTGAAGAACGCAAGCGTGACCGTCACCAGCGCGGTGCAAGACGAACCGACAAACCACACAGCTTTCGTGAGCTGGATTTGTCTGATGCGCAGCGCATTGCAATAAAAGCAATAATGAAGCAGGCAAAAACGTCCGGAAAAACGATTCATAAAACGTTAGCGTCGCTCAGAGCAGAGGAATCTGGGCTTATTCATACAGCCGAATTTGATGAAGCTGCATGGAATAGCTGGTTTGATGGCTATGCAGAGCAAAAACGGCAAGCCGCCCTGCTACGATATCAAACACGAAGTGCTATTCATGCACAGCTAAGTGATGAGCAGCGAGAAAAGCTGGCCAAGCAGCACCGAGGCCCTCACTCCCATTGA
- a CDS encoding methylglyoxal synthase gives MTKRIALVAHDHKKTELLAWIEKHLSVMQQCDIVATGTTGQRIIEQTGLDVLRLKSGPLGGDQQIGAKIAEGELDALFFFWDPLNPAPHDPDVKALLRLCSVWNVPVACTSATADLMVTSPLFLSQDFKPQKPDY, from the coding sequence ATGACCAAACGAATCGCACTGGTAGCGCATGATCACAAGAAAACAGAATTACTGGCGTGGATAGAGAAACACCTGAGCGTTATGCAGCAGTGTGACATCGTTGCCACAGGAACGACCGGTCAGCGAATTATTGAGCAAACCGGTCTGGATGTTCTGCGCTTAAAAAGCGGGCCCCTGGGTGGTGATCAGCAGATCGGTGCCAAAATAGCGGAAGGTGAGCTGGATGCATTGTTTTTCTTTTGGGACCCACTGAATCCGGCGCCCCACGACCCTGATGTTAAAGCTCTGCTGCGGCTTTGCTCTGTGTGGAATGTCCCGGTTGCCTGTACCAGTGCAACCGCCGATTTAATGGTGACCTCGCCACTGTTTTTAAGTCAGGATTTCAAGCCACAAAAGCCGGACTATTAG
- the argC gene encoding N-acetyl-gamma-glutamyl-phosphate reductase, giving the protein MLKVSIIGASGYAGAQLVELVTNHPEMALKRTLVSAQSEDAGKSLSQLHGRLAHLSELELEPVSDGLIELLATTMDVIFLATPHQASHKWVEPLSAGKAKVLDLSGAFRLKDTDIFKHFYGFTHTADTGLAKAVYGLAEWYPEQIQQASVVAVPGCYPTASLFALKPLMEAGLLDEQTRPVINAVSGVSGAGRKAALTTSFQEVSLQAYGVLGHRHTPEIEAYLGAPVIFTPHLGNFKRGILATVTVKTKSGTSSAEVAQAFDDAYQNKPLVRLLQQFPKVDDVALTPFVDVYHKLDEASGYAVIGVAIDNVMKGAASQAIQCANLMAGWPSEKGLLHL; this is encoded by the coding sequence ATGTTAAAAGTATCGATTATCGGCGCCAGCGGATACGCCGGCGCACAATTAGTGGAGTTGGTAACCAATCATCCTGAAATGGCGCTCAAGCGCACACTGGTGTCTGCGCAAAGCGAAGATGCAGGAAAGTCACTGAGTCAGCTGCATGGCAGGCTGGCCCACTTGTCGGAACTGGAATTAGAGCCAGTCAGTGATGGCCTGATCGAGTTATTAGCCACCACCATGGATGTTATTTTTCTTGCCACCCCGCACCAGGCCAGTCACAAGTGGGTCGAACCACTAAGTGCAGGAAAAGCCAAAGTACTGGATTTATCCGGTGCCTTTCGGCTTAAAGATACGGACATATTCAAGCACTTTTATGGCTTTACCCATACAGCTGATACAGGCCTTGCAAAAGCTGTCTACGGACTTGCTGAGTGGTATCCCGAACAAATTCAGCAGGCATCAGTGGTAGCCGTTCCCGGCTGCTATCCCACAGCTTCCCTGTTTGCACTCAAACCACTTATGGAGGCAGGGCTGCTGGATGAGCAGACCCGCCCGGTTATTAATGCTGTTTCAGGCGTCAGTGGTGCTGGTCGCAAAGCCGCGCTTACCACCAGTTTTCAGGAAGTTAGTTTGCAGGCATATGGTGTACTGGGCCATCGCCACACGCCTGAAATAGAAGCCTATCTGGGTGCCCCGGTTATCTTCACGCCGCATCTGGGTAATTTTAAGCGGGGTATTCTGGCAACCGTTACAGTTAAAACTAAATCTGGCACGAGCAGCGCTGAGGTTGCTCAGGCCTTTGATGATGCATACCAGAACAAACCTCTGGTGCGCTTACTTCAGCAGTTTCCTAAAGTCGACGATGTTGCCCTGACCCCGTTTGTTGATGTTTATCATAAGCTTGATGAAGCCAGCGGCTACGCGGTGATAGGCGTTGCCATCGATAACGTGATGAAAGGCGCTGCCTCGCAGGCGATTCAGTGCGCTAACCTCATGGCCGGATGGCCCTCAGAAAAAGGATTGCTTCACCTATGA
- the argB gene encoding acetylglutamate kinase, whose amino-acid sequence MMPHPVVIKIGGALLDDEKAARQLMTRIKTLQQHRAVIVVHGGGPMVETMMTGMGLTSEKVDGLRVTPDAHMPVVCGALAGSANKQLCALAIGAGITPTGLSLMDGNMITCQAIASELGAVGQATPNSSVLLELLIGEQFLPVISSIGCSKNGRLLNINADQAATAVAQLMGAELLFLSNVEGVLDEHGQRLATLDKAQLASLVQTGVITDGMKVKTDAALQAALQLKRPVFIGSWHTDPEALLNATTGTKIQPEATKAGDNS is encoded by the coding sequence ATGATGCCGCACCCGGTAGTAATTAAAATCGGCGGCGCCCTGCTTGATGATGAAAAAGCGGCGCGTCAGCTAATGACCAGAATCAAAACACTGCAACAGCATCGCGCGGTCATTGTTGTGCATGGTGGCGGGCCCATGGTCGAAACCATGATGACCGGGATGGGCCTGACCAGTGAAAAGGTCGACGGATTGCGCGTTACCCCTGATGCCCATATGCCGGTGGTTTGCGGCGCGCTGGCAGGAAGTGCAAATAAACAGTTATGCGCACTGGCAATCGGTGCGGGGATCACGCCCACCGGCTTGTCACTGATGGATGGCAATATGATTACCTGTCAGGCCATCGCCAGTGAACTCGGTGCGGTAGGTCAGGCAACGCCAAATAGCAGCGTACTTCTGGAGCTTCTCATTGGTGAACAGTTTTTGCCGGTAATCAGCTCTATCGGCTGCAGTAAGAATGGCCGTTTACTCAATATAAATGCAGATCAGGCTGCCACGGCGGTAGCACAACTGATGGGCGCTGAGCTGTTATTTTTATCTAATGTGGAAGGCGTACTTGATGAGCACGGACAGCGTTTAGCCACACTGGATAAAGCACAGCTTGCCTCCCTGGTCCAGACCGGCGTAATCACCGACGGCATGAAAGTAAAGACTGATGCAGCACTACAGGCAGCCTTGCAACTGAAACGTCCGGTATTTATCGGTAGCTGGCATACAGATCCCGAAGCATTACTTAATGCAACAACAGGTACAAAAATACAACCAGAGGCTACAAAGGCCGGAGACAATTCATGA
- a CDS encoding ornithine carbamoyltransferase, which produces MKQDLLTFADWAPEDMAQLLELAQTIKQSPGRYANVLAGKSIVALFEKPSLRTRVSFEIGIHKLGGHMVYLDSQAGKLAGREDAVDVAANLACWADGIVARVFSHNTLQQFAEAAHVPVINALCDIYHPCQALADYLTLYETYGKVKGLTLAYVGDGNNVTHSLLIVGALLGCHQIVITPPDHEVDPDIFEKAQTIARTTGVNIVQSHDVAMAEGADVIYADTWLSMGDETPLSAIKDTFMPYQVNEALMQKTGAKYVMHCQPAHRDLEITGTLIDSDCSLLMTQAENRMHGQNAILTHLLGA; this is translated from the coding sequence ATGAAACAGGATTTACTGACATTTGCCGACTGGGCACCAGAAGACATGGCGCAACTGCTGGAGCTGGCTCAAACCATCAAGCAGTCGCCCGGCCGTTATGCCAATGTACTGGCCGGTAAGTCTATCGTCGCCCTGTTCGAAAAGCCTTCGTTACGAACCCGCGTAAGTTTTGAAATAGGTATTCACAAGCTCGGCGGACACATGGTTTACCTCGATAGCCAGGCCGGAAAACTGGCTGGCCGTGAGGATGCGGTGGATGTAGCAGCCAACCTTGCGTGCTGGGCTGACGGCATAGTCGCCAGAGTATTTTCACATAATACACTGCAACAGTTTGCTGAGGCTGCGCATGTGCCTGTTATCAACGCATTGTGTGATATCTATCACCCCTGCCAGGCCTTGGCAGATTACCTCACTTTGTATGAAACCTACGGCAAGGTAAAAGGCCTGACTTTGGCCTATGTGGGTGACGGCAATAACGTTACCCATTCACTGCTCATTGTTGGCGCACTTTTAGGTTGTCATCAGATTGTCATCACCCCACCCGACCATGAAGTGGACCCGGATATCTTTGAAAAAGCGCAAACCATTGCCCGTACAACCGGAGTTAACATCGTGCAAAGCCACGATGTAGCCATGGCCGAGGGTGCTGATGTGATTTATGCAGACACATGGTTATCCATGGGAGATGAAACGCCCCTGTCGGCAATAAAAGATACATTTATGCCCTACCAGGTCAACGAGGCATTGATGCAGAAAACCGGTGCAAAATATGTCATGCATTGTCAGCCTGCACATCGGGATCTGGAAATTACCGGCACACTGATTGATAGCGACTGCTCACTATTAATGACCCAGGCTGAAAACCGTATGCACGGGCAAAACGCAATTTTAACGCACCTGCTGGGCGCGTAA